In one Aquila chrysaetos chrysaetos chromosome 24, bAquChr1.4, whole genome shotgun sequence genomic region, the following are encoded:
- the GOLT1A gene encoding vesicle transport protein GOT1A, producing the protein MVPLTDCQRIGVGLVGFGLFFVLFGMLLYFDSVLLAFGNILFLSGLVFIIGFRRTFTFFFQWPKLKGTSFFMGGVLIVLMRWPLLGMLLEAYGFITLFRSFFPVAFGFLGSLANIPVLSKLLQKVGDSSSMV; encoded by the exons ATGGTGCCTCTGACCGACTGCCAGC GGATCGGCGTGGGACTGGTTGGCTTCGGCCTCTTCTTCGTCCTTTTTGGGATGCTCTTGTATTTTGACTCGGTGCTCTTGGCCTTTGGGAAC ATCCTCTTCCTCTCCGGCTTGGTCTTCATCATCGGCTTCAGGAGGaccttcactttctttttccaatgGCCAAAGCTGAAGGGCACCAGCTTCTTCATGGGGGGGGTCCTCATCGTCCTCATGCGGTGGCCTCTCCTGGGCATGCTGCTGGAGGCTTACGGCTTCATCACCCTCTTCAG GAGTTTTTTCCCAGtggcttttgggtttttgggttcGCTGGCAAACATCCCTGTGCTGAGCAAG CTCTTGCAGAAGGTGGGAGACAGCAGCTCCATGGTGTGA